A single region of the bacterium genome encodes:
- the dnaG gene encoding DNA primase: protein MAGRSREVTDEIRRRINILDVVSAHVTLKRSGRRYTGLCPFHSEKTPSFTVNPELGFFYCFGCHAGGDVFDFVMRLGGVAFPDALADLADRAGVRIERTPEEERQGGERERLLRTVAEAEAYYRAQLAGEEGLAARRYLAERGVSAEAVEAFRLGFAPAGWDGLLRALRSRGFDGTALEQAGLAVARAGGDPSRSASGHYDALRNRLIFPIRDLQSRPVAFGGRALDDATPKYLNTRETALFVKGRTLFALEAARPAIRENGEAVVVEGYMDALACHQFGVGAAVASLGTALTQDQVLLLKRFASRAVLVYDADASGMDAAERGLAIFEQAELPVRVAVLPGGADPDEFLREKGPEAFREVLAGARSVFDYRFAMASARHDARTVEGKVGIVDELSQLIIIAPNPVRQSEYVRLLAERLGVREDAIRGQMRRLAKDRDEPRRPPTAPRTSQGAVGTAPRGADGRAGAEALLLHLLVADAAVRSAVRGLVDADAFREPVHHALAQALLNPEAEGLEPGRLRERLRDERVISLLSRFLIEEPPVRGDARRIAEGCLRTMRLVEVGERIDRLTAEHAEAVRGRDDGRRDRLAVELLEARKEKERIRELKVSV, encoded by the coding sequence ATGGCCGGACGGTCGAGAGAGGTCACAGACGAGATCCGCCGGCGCATCAACATCCTCGATGTCGTCTCGGCGCACGTCACGCTGAAGCGATCCGGCCGGCGGTACACCGGACTCTGCCCGTTTCATTCCGAGAAGACCCCGTCGTTCACCGTCAATCCCGAGCTCGGGTTCTTCTACTGCTTCGGCTGCCACGCGGGCGGCGACGTGTTCGATTTCGTGATGCGGCTAGGCGGCGTGGCCTTTCCCGACGCGCTCGCCGACTTGGCCGATCGGGCCGGGGTGCGGATCGAACGGACGCCCGAAGAAGAGCGGCAGGGCGGCGAGCGCGAGCGCCTGCTGCGGACGGTCGCTGAGGCCGAGGCGTACTACCGCGCGCAGTTGGCCGGCGAGGAAGGCCTCGCGGCCCGACGGTACTTGGCCGAGCGCGGGGTGAGCGCGGAAGCGGTCGAGGCCTTCCGGCTGGGCTTCGCGCCCGCGGGCTGGGACGGCCTCCTGCGCGCATTGCGGTCCCGCGGCTTCGACGGGACGGCGCTCGAGCAGGCCGGCCTGGCGGTTGCCCGCGCGGGCGGGGACCCGTCCCGGAGCGCCAGCGGGCATTACGATGCGTTGCGGAACCGGCTGATCTTCCCGATCCGGGACCTGCAGAGCCGGCCGGTCGCCTTCGGAGGCCGGGCGCTCGACGACGCGACGCCGAAGTACCTGAATACGCGCGAGACCGCGCTCTTTGTGAAGGGCCGCACACTCTTTGCGCTCGAGGCGGCCCGGCCGGCGATCCGGGAGAACGGCGAAGCCGTCGTCGTAGAAGGGTACATGGACGCGTTGGCGTGTCATCAATTCGGTGTCGGGGCCGCGGTGGCGTCGCTGGGAACGGCGCTCACACAGGACCAGGTCCTGCTGCTGAAGCGGTTTGCCTCCCGTGCCGTGCTGGTCTACGATGCCGACGCGTCGGGCATGGATGCCGCGGAACGGGGGCTGGCGATCTTCGAACAGGCTGAGCTGCCCGTCCGGGTGGCGGTGCTTCCCGGAGGGGCCGATCCGGACGAATTCTTGCGGGAAAAGGGTCCGGAGGCCTTCCGCGAAGTGCTGGCAGGCGCTCGGTCGGTGTTCGACTACCGGTTCGCCATGGCCTCGGCCCGGCACGACGCAAGAACGGTGGAAGGAAAGGTGGGAATTGTAGACGAACTAAGCCAGTTGATCATTATAGCACCAAACCCGGTCCGGCAGTCGGAGTACGTCCGGTTGCTGGCGGAGCGCCTAGGGGTCCGCGAGGACGCCATCAGAGGACAGATGCGCCGTCTCGCGAAGGATCGTGACGAGCCGAGACGGCCGCCGACCGCGCCCCGGACGAGCCAGGGGGCCGTCGGGACCGCGCCGCGCGGGGCCGACGGGCGGGCAGGAGCCGAAGCACTCCTTCTACATCTTCTGGTGGCGGACGCAGCGGTGCGGAGCGCGGTTCGCGGGCTGGTCGACGCGGACGCGTTTCGAGAGCCGGTTCATCACGCCCTCGCGCAGGCGCTCCTGAATCCGGAGGCGGAAGGCCTCGAACCGGGCCGGCTTCGCGAACGGCTGCGGGATGAGCGTGTGATCTCGCTGCTGAGCCGGTTCCTGATCGAGGAACCGCCGGTGCGTGGGGACGCGCGCCGGATCGCGGAGGGGTGCCTCCGGACGATGCGGCTCGTCGAGGTAGGGGAACGGATCGACCGCCTGACGGCCGAGCACGCGGAAGCGGTACGCGGCCGAGACGACGGCCGCCGGGACAGGCTGGCGGTGGAACTGCTGGAAGCACGAAAGGAAAAGGAACGGATCAGGGAGTTGAAGGTCAGTGTCTAA